In the Diorhabda carinulata isolate Delta chromosome 9, icDioCari1.1, whole genome shotgun sequence genome, one interval contains:
- the LOC130897994 gene encoding uncharacterized protein LOC130897994: protein MKYSIIWITWLSIWAVHAQNTTNLLSKTKRNLSRDVQSYGESGLVLPYNDNPKVYYEPKQVNTYQVRPLALVDLSQPVKVIEPKVAAQQVLYEFQQTPTDAVSNVHVKQLFEQDMKPPPQNNPPNLITSETVQPAVHHGQYIQNTAPPSFNPKQHPLYGVQPTFVEPKKYVYGKIIVDSTLPQQQNFHHHSSPNVFYSNHPFSPQASHGRPILNYVNHFPRNTIIVPTTEAPHIPLQNNKFKPPPRAQYQPIDKPTRVKPETKPKHIEKPVVENEEAEEDEHEERTNNREEEEEERDEYESSPFEKYFDDEDNSEYRNQENSEDDDEVEEDPKRGSSKYISKREKFPKKYKMMKSYYKYSSGPDDRHYKNEGRKHKSNKNKNNKKSKSPPLELEAKYSEHVPVTHKKKILKEKWYISKSLADKERYDHES, encoded by the exons ATTTGGATAACGTGGTTGTCCATATGGGCAGTACACGCTCAGAACACAACAAACTTGTTatccaaaacaaaaagaaacttGTCTAGAGATGTCCAATCTTACGGAGAGTCCGGTTTGGTTTTGCCATACAACGACAATCCGAAAGTTTACTACGAGCCGAAGCAGGTGAACACATATCAAGTAAGACCTCTGGCATTAGTAGATCTCAGTCAACCAGTTAAAGTGATTGAACCGAAAGTAGCAGCTCAGCAAGTTTTATACGAATTTCAACAAACTCCAACTGATGCAGTATCAAATGTACACGTGAAACAGCTGTTTGAACAGGATATGAAACCGCCACCACAAAATAACCCTCCGAACTTAATAACTTCTGAAACTGTACAACCAGCAGTACATCACGgtcaatatatacaaaatactgCTCCTCCATCTTTTAATCCCAAGCAACATCCGCTTTACGGTGTACAACCAACGTTTGTTGAACCAAAGAAATACGTTTATGGTAAAATTATTGTGGATTCTACTTTACCccaacaacaaaattttcatcatcattctaGTCCGAACGTGTTTTATTCTAACCATCCCTTTTCGCCGCAAGCTTCACACGGGAGACCTATTCTTAATTACGTCAATCATTTTCCAAG gaATACTATAATTGTACCAACAACCGAAGCTCCACATATTCCtctccaaaataataaattcaaaccACCTCCAAGAGCTCAGTACCAGCCAATTGACAAACCAACTAGAGTCAAACCTGAAACAAAACCGAAACACATTGAGAAACCAGTAGTAGAAAATGAAGAAGCCGAAGAAGACGAACACGAAGAAAGGACTAACAATAgggaagaggaagaagaagaacgCGATGAATACGAATCATCTccttttgaaaagtattttgatGATGAAGATAATTCCGAATACAG GAATCAAGAAAATTCTGAAGATGACGATGAAGTGGAAGAAGATCCTAAACGTGGATCTTCTAAATATATATCGAAGAGGGAAAAGTTTCCaaagaaatacaaaatgatgaaaagttattacaaatacaGCAGCGGTCCAGATGATAGACACTACAAAAATGAGGGAAGGAAACACAAATCTAacaagaacaaaaataataaaaaatccaaatcaCCGCCGCTCGAATTGGAAGCAAAATATTCCGAACATGTACCTGTTACTCACAAAAAGAAgatcttaaaagaaaaatggtaCATTTCGAAAAGTTTAGCCGATAAAGAAAGATACGATCACGAGTCTTAA